Proteins from a single region of Antechinus flavipes isolate AdamAnt ecotype Samford, QLD, Australia chromosome 2, AdamAnt_v2, whole genome shotgun sequence:
- the DLST gene encoding dihydrolipoyllysine-residue succinyltransferase component of 2-oxoglutarate dehydrogenase complex, mitochondrial, with translation MLSRSRFLSRAFSRSLFAFQKGNCPLGRRSLPGISLCQGPAYLYSKKIVLDDSVLNVRFFRTTAVCKNDVITVKTPAFAESVTEGDVRWEKAVGDTVSEDEVVCEIETDKTSVQVPSPANGVIEALLVPDGGKVEGGTPLFTLRKTGAAPAKAKPAEAPPAAAPKPESVAAPPPPQPVASIPTQMPPVPPVSSQPVDTKPVSAVKPSDAVSAAEPGAGKGVRSEHRVKMNRMRQRIAQRLKEAQNTCAMLTTFNEIDMSNIQEMRARHKESFLKKHNLKLGFMSAFVKASAFALQEQPAVNAVIDDTTKEIVYRDYIDISVAVATPRGLVVPVIRNVETMNFADIERTINELGEKARKNELAIEDMDGGTFTISNGGVFGSLFGTPIINPPQSAILGMHAIFDRPVAIGGKVEVRPMMYVALTYDHRLIDGREAVTFLRKIKAAVEDPRVLLLDL, from the exons ATGCTGTCCCGTTCACGTTTCTTGTCTCGGGCGTTCAGCCGTTCGCTTTTCGCCTTCCAGAAG GGGAACTGCCCTTTAGGGAGGCGTTCCTTGCCTG GTATCTCCCTATGCCAGGGACCGGCTTACCTTTACAGTAAAAAGATTGT ttTAGATGACTCTGTCCTGAATGTTCGCTTCTTCAGAACTACAGCAGTGTGCA agAATGATGTTATTACAGTCAAGACACCAGCATTTGCAGAGTCTGTCACAGAGGGTGATGTCAGGTGGGAGAAAG CGGTTGGAGACACAGTCTCAGAAGATGAAGTGGTTTGTGAAATTGAAACCGACAAG ACATCTGTGCAGGTTCCATCACCGGCAAATGGAGTGATTGAAGCCCTCCTGGTACCTGACGGAGGGAAAGTGGAAGGAGGAACCCCTCTGTTCACTCTCAGGAAAACTGGCG ctgctcCTGCTAAAGCCAAACCAGCTGAAGCTCCCCCTGCTGCAGCCCCTAAACCAGAATCTGTGGcagctcctccccctccccaacctgTTGCATCTATACCTACTCAGATGCCCCCAGTTCCTCCTGTGTCATCACAACCTGTTGATACCAAACCTG TGTCTGCAGTAAAACCCTCTGATGCTGTATCAGCAGCAGAGCCAGGAGCTGGCAAAGGTGTGCGTTCGGAACATAGG GTGAAAATGAACAGGATGCGACAACGTATTGCTCAGCGCCTAAAGGAGGCCCAAAATACATGTGCAATGCTGACCACTTTCAACGAGATTGATATGAG TAATATCCAGGAGATGCGGGCCCGACACAAAGAGAGTTTTCTGAAAAAACACAACCTGAAACTAGGCTTCATGTCAGCATTTGTGAAGGCTTCTGCCTTTGCCTTACAGGAACAGCCAGCCGTGAATGCAG TGATTGATGACACAACCAAAGAGATTGTGTATAGGGATTATATCGACATCAGTGTTGCTGTGGCCACTCCACGG GGGCTTGTGGTACCAGTTATTAGGAATGTGGAAACTATGAATTTTGCAGACATCGAACGAACCATAAATGAGCTGGGAGAGAAG GCCCGAAAGAATGAGCTTGCTATTGAAGATATGGATGGTGGCACTTTCACAATCAGTAATGGAGGAGTCTTTGGCTCTCTCTTTGGGACTCCCATCATCAACCCCCCTCAGTCAGCCATCCTGGGCATGCATGCCATTTTTGATAGGCCTGTTGCTATTGGAGGCAAG GTGGAAGTGCGGCCCATGATGTATGTAGCACTGACTTATGACCACCGACTGATTGATGGCAGAGAGGCAGTGACTTTCCTTCGAAAAATCAAGGCAGCAGTGGAGGATCCTCGTGTCCTGCTACTTGACCTTTAG